The Arachis hypogaea cultivar Tifrunner chromosome 19, arahy.Tifrunner.gnm2.J5K5, whole genome shotgun sequence genome has a window encoding:
- the LOC112779604 gene encoding signal peptide peptidase-like 2 isoform X4, with product MASSSSFCYHSSYNAVAAVAITLLLFVFGDAADDAPKLDPSCAKDVQLVKMKQWVDGNVVNSGYGGMSAMFGAQFPKEVGQSPKSPLVFANPRDCCVPPITKLLVGSVTLCQRGTCDFTTKAAIAQAAGAVAVLVINESDDLFSMECSNSSRVDISIPVAMISKTAGDDLDNELTSGKKVELSIYAPTRPLLDYSVAVLWLMAVGTVICASTWADITAADCDERYNELSPKGSFKSETMKDEEDIVNIDTKGAIIFVISASTFLVLLFFFMSSWFIWVLIVLFCIGGVEGMHNCIVSLVLRVFPKLGRNIVKGICLMITILQLARLPNIKVARGDKAGGEAIPMLLRFPRPHDPWKGYDMIGFGDILFPGLLVCFARRFDKENNKRSVNGYFLWLVIGYGVGLFLTYLGLYLMKGHGQPALLYLVPCTLGTAVILGCIRGEMRSLWDYKPNLPPSKVPPEV from the exons ATGGCCTCTTCGTCTTCTTTTTGTTATCATTCTTCATATAATGCGGTCGCTGCGGTGGCTATCACGCTTCTTTTGTTCGTGTTCGGAGACGCCGCCGACGATGCTCCAAAACTTGATCCATCCTGCGCTAAAGATGTTCAATTG GTGAAGATGAAGCAATGGGTTGATGGCAATGTTGTGAATTCCGGGTACGGTGGCATGAGTGCAATGTTTGGTGCTCAGTTTCCCAAGGAAGTCGGTCAGAGTCCCAAATCTCCTCTTGTTTTTGCCAATCCTAGAGACTGTTGTGTCCCACCAATTACTAAG TTACTTGTTGGATCAGTAACTTTATGTCAGCGTGGTACTTGCGACTTCACAACTAAAGCTGCAATTGCACAGGCAGCAGGTGCAGTTGCCGTATTGGTCATAAATGAGTCGGACG ACCTTTTCTCAATGGAGTGTTCCAATAGCTCTAGAGTAGACATTTCAATCCCAGTTGCAATGATATCAAAGACAGCAGGAGATGATCTCGACAATGAGTTGACATCTGGAAAGAAAG TGGAACTTTCGATATATGCTCCAACTCGCCCACTTTTAGACTATTCAGTTGCAGTTTTGTGGTTGATGGCTGTCGGAACAGTTATATGCGCTTCAACATGGGCAGATATAACAGCTGCTGATTGTGATGAACGCTACAATGAATTGTCTCCCAAG GGATCTTTCAAATCCGAAACAATGAAAGATGAGGAGGACATTGTTAACATAGACACAAAGGGTGCTATTATCTTTGTCATTTCGGCATCCACTTTTCTTGTGCTACTATTTTTCTTCATGTCGTCTTGGTTTATCTGGGTGCTGATTGTACTTTTCTGCATTGGTGGTGTTGAG GGGATGCACAATTGTATTGTGAGCCTCGTTTTAAG AGTATTTCCAAAACTTGGACGGAATATAGTGAAG GGCATTTGTTTGATGATAACAATCTTGCAGTTGGCACGATTACCTAATATTAAG GTTGCTCGAGGTGACAAGGCTGGTGGGGAagcaattcctatgcttttgagGTTTCCTCGTCCACACGATCCTTGGAAAGGTTATGACATGATTGGATTTGGAGACATTCTCTTCCCTGGCTTGCTTGTTTGCTTTGCTCGTAG ATTTGACAAAGAGAACAACAAGAGGTCAGTGAATGGATATTTTCTTTGGTTGGTAATTGGCTATGGCGTCG GCCTTTTTCTAACATATCTTGGGCTATACTTGATGAAGGGTCATGGACAACCAGCACTTCTCTACCTTGTTCCATGTACCTTGG GTACGGCTGTCATATTGGGATGTATAAGAGGAGAAATGAGGAGTCTTTGGGATTACAAACCAAACTTGCCTCCCTCCAAAGTGCCTCCAGAAGTGTAA
- the LOC112779604 gene encoding signal peptide peptidase-like 2 isoform X3: protein MASSSSFCYHSSYNAVAAVAITLLLFVFGDAADDAPKLDPSCAKDVQLVKMKQWVDGNVVNSGYGGMSAMFGAQFPKEVGQSPKSPLVFANPRDCCVPPITKLLVGSVTLCQRGTCDFTTKAAIAQAAGAVAVLVINESDDLFSMECSNSSRVDISIPVAMISKTAGDDLDNELTSGKKVELSIYAPTRPLLDYSVAVLWLMAVGTVICASTWADITAADCDERYNELSPKGSFKSETMKDEEDIVNIDTKGAIIFVISASTFLVLLFFFMSSWFIWVLIVLFCIGGVEGMHNCIVSLVLRVFPKLGRNIVKGICLMITILQLARLPNIKVATVLLCCAFVYDIFWVFISPVIFHKSVMITVARGDKAGGEAIPMLLRFPRPHDPWKGYDMIGFGDILFPGLLVCFARRFDKENNKRSVNGYFLWLVIGYGVGLFLTYLGLYLMKGHGQPALLYLVPCTLGTAVILGCIRGEMRSLWDYKPNLPPSKVPPEV, encoded by the exons ATGGCCTCTTCGTCTTCTTTTTGTTATCATTCTTCATATAATGCGGTCGCTGCGGTGGCTATCACGCTTCTTTTGTTCGTGTTCGGAGACGCCGCCGACGATGCTCCAAAACTTGATCCATCCTGCGCTAAAGATGTTCAATTG GTGAAGATGAAGCAATGGGTTGATGGCAATGTTGTGAATTCCGGGTACGGTGGCATGAGTGCAATGTTTGGTGCTCAGTTTCCCAAGGAAGTCGGTCAGAGTCCCAAATCTCCTCTTGTTTTTGCCAATCCTAGAGACTGTTGTGTCCCACCAATTACTAAG TTACTTGTTGGATCAGTAACTTTATGTCAGCGTGGTACTTGCGACTTCACAACTAAAGCTGCAATTGCACAGGCAGCAGGTGCAGTTGCCGTATTGGTCATAAATGAGTCGGACG ACCTTTTCTCAATGGAGTGTTCCAATAGCTCTAGAGTAGACATTTCAATCCCAGTTGCAATGATATCAAAGACAGCAGGAGATGATCTCGACAATGAGTTGACATCTGGAAAGAAAG TGGAACTTTCGATATATGCTCCAACTCGCCCACTTTTAGACTATTCAGTTGCAGTTTTGTGGTTGATGGCTGTCGGAACAGTTATATGCGCTTCAACATGGGCAGATATAACAGCTGCTGATTGTGATGAACGCTACAATGAATTGTCTCCCAAG GGATCTTTCAAATCCGAAACAATGAAAGATGAGGAGGACATTGTTAACATAGACACAAAGGGTGCTATTATCTTTGTCATTTCGGCATCCACTTTTCTTGTGCTACTATTTTTCTTCATGTCGTCTTGGTTTATCTGGGTGCTGATTGTACTTTTCTGCATTGGTGGTGTTGAG GGGATGCACAATTGTATTGTGAGCCTCGTTTTAAG AGTATTTCCAAAACTTGGACGGAATATAGTGAAG GGCATTTGTTTGATGATAACAATCTTGCAGTTGGCACGATTACCTAATATTAAG GTTGCAACTGTACTTCTTTGTTGTGCATTTGTATACGACATCTTTTGGGTGTTCATATCTCCAGTGATATTCCATAAGAGTGTTATGATTACA GTTGCTCGAGGTGACAAGGCTGGTGGGGAagcaattcctatgcttttgagGTTTCCTCGTCCACACGATCCTTGGAAAGGTTATGACATGATTGGATTTGGAGACATTCTCTTCCCTGGCTTGCTTGTTTGCTTTGCTCGTAG ATTTGACAAAGAGAACAACAAGAGGTCAGTGAATGGATATTTTCTTTGGTTGGTAATTGGCTATGGCGTCG GCCTTTTTCTAACATATCTTGGGCTATACTTGATGAAGGGTCATGGACAACCAGCACTTCTCTACCTTGTTCCATGTACCTTGG GTACGGCTGTCATATTGGGATGTATAAGAGGAGAAATGAGGAGTCTTTGGGATTACAAACCAAACTTGCCTCCCTCCAAAGTGCCTCCAGAAGTGTAA
- the LOC112779604 gene encoding signal peptide peptidase-like 2 isoform X2: MASSSSFCYHSSYNAVAAVAITLLLFVFGDAADDAPKLDPSCAKDVQLVKMKQWVDGNVVNSGYGGMSAMFGAQFPKEVGQSPKSPLVFANPRDCCVPPITKLLVGSVTLCQRGTCDFTTKAAIAQAAGAVAVLVINESDDLFSMECSNSSRVDISIPVAMISKTAGDDLDNELTSGKKVELSIYAPTRPLLDYSVAVLWLMAVGTVICASTWADITAADCDERYNELSPKGSFKSETMKDEEDIVNIDTKGAIIFVISASTFLVLLFFFMSSWFIWVLIVLFCIGGVEGMHNCIVSLVLRVFPKLGRNIVKVPMFGKSSIFSIVVFIVCVAFAVLWIVNRRESYSWFGQDVLGICLMITILQLARLPNIKVARGDKAGGEAIPMLLRFPRPHDPWKGYDMIGFGDILFPGLLVCFARRFDKENNKRSVNGYFLWLVIGYGVGLFLTYLGLYLMKGHGQPALLYLVPCTLGTAVILGCIRGEMRSLWDYKPNLPPSKVPPEV, translated from the exons ATGGCCTCTTCGTCTTCTTTTTGTTATCATTCTTCATATAATGCGGTCGCTGCGGTGGCTATCACGCTTCTTTTGTTCGTGTTCGGAGACGCCGCCGACGATGCTCCAAAACTTGATCCATCCTGCGCTAAAGATGTTCAATTG GTGAAGATGAAGCAATGGGTTGATGGCAATGTTGTGAATTCCGGGTACGGTGGCATGAGTGCAATGTTTGGTGCTCAGTTTCCCAAGGAAGTCGGTCAGAGTCCCAAATCTCCTCTTGTTTTTGCCAATCCTAGAGACTGTTGTGTCCCACCAATTACTAAG TTACTTGTTGGATCAGTAACTTTATGTCAGCGTGGTACTTGCGACTTCACAACTAAAGCTGCAATTGCACAGGCAGCAGGTGCAGTTGCCGTATTGGTCATAAATGAGTCGGACG ACCTTTTCTCAATGGAGTGTTCCAATAGCTCTAGAGTAGACATTTCAATCCCAGTTGCAATGATATCAAAGACAGCAGGAGATGATCTCGACAATGAGTTGACATCTGGAAAGAAAG TGGAACTTTCGATATATGCTCCAACTCGCCCACTTTTAGACTATTCAGTTGCAGTTTTGTGGTTGATGGCTGTCGGAACAGTTATATGCGCTTCAACATGGGCAGATATAACAGCTGCTGATTGTGATGAACGCTACAATGAATTGTCTCCCAAG GGATCTTTCAAATCCGAAACAATGAAAGATGAGGAGGACATTGTTAACATAGACACAAAGGGTGCTATTATCTTTGTCATTTCGGCATCCACTTTTCTTGTGCTACTATTTTTCTTCATGTCGTCTTGGTTTATCTGGGTGCTGATTGTACTTTTCTGCATTGGTGGTGTTGAG GGGATGCACAATTGTATTGTGAGCCTCGTTTTAAG AGTATTTCCAAAACTTGGACGGAATATAGTGAAGGTACCTATGTTTGGGAAGAGTTCTATCTTCTCaatagtagtttttatagtaTGTGTGGCATTTGCGGTATTATGGATTGTTAATCGGCGGGAGTCATATTCATGGTTCGGCCAAGATGTCCTT GGCATTTGTTTGATGATAACAATCTTGCAGTTGGCACGATTACCTAATATTAAG GTTGCTCGAGGTGACAAGGCTGGTGGGGAagcaattcctatgcttttgagGTTTCCTCGTCCACACGATCCTTGGAAAGGTTATGACATGATTGGATTTGGAGACATTCTCTTCCCTGGCTTGCTTGTTTGCTTTGCTCGTAG ATTTGACAAAGAGAACAACAAGAGGTCAGTGAATGGATATTTTCTTTGGTTGGTAATTGGCTATGGCGTCG GCCTTTTTCTAACATATCTTGGGCTATACTTGATGAAGGGTCATGGACAACCAGCACTTCTCTACCTTGTTCCATGTACCTTGG GTACGGCTGTCATATTGGGATGTATAAGAGGAGAAATGAGGAGTCTTTGGGATTACAAACCAAACTTGCCTCCCTCCAAAGTGCCTCCAGAAGTGTAA
- the LOC112779604 gene encoding signal peptide peptidase-like 5 isoform X1 — protein sequence MASSSSFCYHSSYNAVAAVAITLLLFVFGDAADDAPKLDPSCAKDVQLVKMKQWVDGNVVNSGYGGMSAMFGAQFPKEVGQSPKSPLVFANPRDCCVPPITKLLVGSVTLCQRGTCDFTTKAAIAQAAGAVAVLVINESDDLFSMECSNSSRVDISIPVAMISKTAGDDLDNELTSGKKVELSIYAPTRPLLDYSVAVLWLMAVGTVICASTWADITAADCDERYNELSPKGSFKSETMKDEEDIVNIDTKGAIIFVISASTFLVLLFFFMSSWFIWVLIVLFCIGGVEGMHNCIVSLVLRVFPKLGRNIVKVPMFGKSSIFSIVVFIVCVAFAVLWIVNRRESYSWFGQDVLGICLMITILQLARLPNIKVATVLLCCAFVYDIFWVFISPVIFHKSVMITVARGDKAGGEAIPMLLRFPRPHDPWKGYDMIGFGDILFPGLLVCFARRFDKENNKRSVNGYFLWLVIGYGVGLFLTYLGLYLMKGHGQPALLYLVPCTLGTAVILGCIRGEMRSLWDYKPNLPPSKVPPEV from the exons ATGGCCTCTTCGTCTTCTTTTTGTTATCATTCTTCATATAATGCGGTCGCTGCGGTGGCTATCACGCTTCTTTTGTTCGTGTTCGGAGACGCCGCCGACGATGCTCCAAAACTTGATCCATCCTGCGCTAAAGATGTTCAATTG GTGAAGATGAAGCAATGGGTTGATGGCAATGTTGTGAATTCCGGGTACGGTGGCATGAGTGCAATGTTTGGTGCTCAGTTTCCCAAGGAAGTCGGTCAGAGTCCCAAATCTCCTCTTGTTTTTGCCAATCCTAGAGACTGTTGTGTCCCACCAATTACTAAG TTACTTGTTGGATCAGTAACTTTATGTCAGCGTGGTACTTGCGACTTCACAACTAAAGCTGCAATTGCACAGGCAGCAGGTGCAGTTGCCGTATTGGTCATAAATGAGTCGGACG ACCTTTTCTCAATGGAGTGTTCCAATAGCTCTAGAGTAGACATTTCAATCCCAGTTGCAATGATATCAAAGACAGCAGGAGATGATCTCGACAATGAGTTGACATCTGGAAAGAAAG TGGAACTTTCGATATATGCTCCAACTCGCCCACTTTTAGACTATTCAGTTGCAGTTTTGTGGTTGATGGCTGTCGGAACAGTTATATGCGCTTCAACATGGGCAGATATAACAGCTGCTGATTGTGATGAACGCTACAATGAATTGTCTCCCAAG GGATCTTTCAAATCCGAAACAATGAAAGATGAGGAGGACATTGTTAACATAGACACAAAGGGTGCTATTATCTTTGTCATTTCGGCATCCACTTTTCTTGTGCTACTATTTTTCTTCATGTCGTCTTGGTTTATCTGGGTGCTGATTGTACTTTTCTGCATTGGTGGTGTTGAG GGGATGCACAATTGTATTGTGAGCCTCGTTTTAAG AGTATTTCCAAAACTTGGACGGAATATAGTGAAGGTACCTATGTTTGGGAAGAGTTCTATCTTCTCaatagtagtttttatagtaTGTGTGGCATTTGCGGTATTATGGATTGTTAATCGGCGGGAGTCATATTCATGGTTCGGCCAAGATGTCCTT GGCATTTGTTTGATGATAACAATCTTGCAGTTGGCACGATTACCTAATATTAAG GTTGCAACTGTACTTCTTTGTTGTGCATTTGTATACGACATCTTTTGGGTGTTCATATCTCCAGTGATATTCCATAAGAGTGTTATGATTACA GTTGCTCGAGGTGACAAGGCTGGTGGGGAagcaattcctatgcttttgagGTTTCCTCGTCCACACGATCCTTGGAAAGGTTATGACATGATTGGATTTGGAGACATTCTCTTCCCTGGCTTGCTTGTTTGCTTTGCTCGTAG ATTTGACAAAGAGAACAACAAGAGGTCAGTGAATGGATATTTTCTTTGGTTGGTAATTGGCTATGGCGTCG GCCTTTTTCTAACATATCTTGGGCTATACTTGATGAAGGGTCATGGACAACCAGCACTTCTCTACCTTGTTCCATGTACCTTGG GTACGGCTGTCATATTGGGATGTATAAGAGGAGAAATGAGGAGTCTTTGGGATTACAAACCAAACTTGCCTCCCTCCAAAGTGCCTCCAGAAGTGTAA
- the LOC112775798 gene encoding prolyl 4-hydroxylase 1, whose amino-acid sequence MASSMKIVFGLLTFVTIGMIIGALSQLAFIRKLEDSYGTQGIPFRRLRGFDTDSHLQLPRGLPHWGNDKEAEILRLGYVKPEVLSWSPRIILLHNFLSMEECDYLRGVALPRLHISTVVDTKTGKGIKSDVRTSSGMFLSPEERKYPMVHAIEKRISIYSQIPIENGELIQILRYEKNQYYKPHHDYFSDAFNLKRGGQRIATMLMYLSDNVEGGETYFPMAGSGECSCGGKTVKGLSVKAIKGNAVLFWSMGLDGKSDPDSVHGGCEVLSGEKWSATKWMRQSSHN is encoded by the exons ATGGCTTCCTCGATGAAGATCGTTTTCGGACTTCTCACATTTGTCACCATCGGAATGATTATAG GTGCTCTTTCTCAGTTGGCGTTCATTCGGAAATTGGAAGATTCATATG GCACTCAGGGTATTCCATTTAGAAGATTGCGTGGCTTTGACACCGATAGTCATCTTCAATTGCCCAGAG GTCTTCCACATTGGGGCAACGACAAAGAAGCAGAGATCTTACGACTTGGTTAT GTCAAACCTGAAGTGCTTAGCTGGTCTCCAAGAATTATTTTGCTGCACAACTTCCTAAGCATGGAG GAATGTGATTATCTCAGGGGTGTAGCACTTCCTCGCCTGCATATTTCAACAGTGGTGGATACAAAAACAGGAAAG GGAATCAAGAGTGATGTCAGAACAAGCTCTGGTATGTTTTTAAGTCCTGAGGAGAGAAAATATCCCATGGTTCAT GCAATTGAAAAAAGGATTTCCATCTATTCTCAAATACCAATTGAAAATGGAGAGCTTATACAAATTCTGAG GTATGAGAAGAATCAATATTACAAACCCCATCATGACTATTTTTCTGATGCT TTCAACTTGAAGCGTGGTGGGCAGCGAATAGCTACGATGCTTATGTATTTAAGTGACAATGTTGAGGGAGGAGAGACATATTTCCCAATG GCTGGTTCAGGTGAATGTAGCTGTGGTGGGAAAACTGTCAAAGGGCTATCTGTGAAAGCAATCAAAGGAAATGCTGTGCTCTTTTGGAGTATG GGACTAGATGGAAAGTCAGATCCGGATAGTGTGCATGGAGGATGTGAGGTACTCTCTGGAGAGAAGTGGTCAGCTACAAAGTGGATGAGGCAGTCATCTCACAATTAA
- the LOC112775799 gene encoding protein CMS1 isoform X1: MGSGKEATQNEQQRKRKRKEKGKVEGVKSKKNSASASASEQLRFFVDEFQSAKGVKLSSLELDSLKDSSILTLPHSSVSDSDSDSDVKILGNNIKAAFGASWKQVLCEPDLVPGNVLPGSPAILIVASSALRSLHLLRGFRSFTKECHAAKLFSKHMKLEEQVSVLNNRVNIASGTPSRIKKLIDTEALSLSRLQVLLLDIHPDVKGYSLLTLPQVRDEFWDLFKNYFYQGMIQGHLRICLYGPLQSAVRLKGKPAQPLPDE; the protein is encoded by the exons ATGGGGAGCGGGAAGGAGGCTACTCAGAATGAACAGCAACGAAAacgaaaacgaaaagaaaaaggaaaagtagaAGGAGTAAAGAGCAAGAAGAACTCAGCATCAGCATCAGCATCGGAGCAGCTGCGATTCTTTGTGGATGAGTTTCAGTCGGCGAAGGGTGTAAAGCTTTCTTCTCTGGAGCTGGATTCCCTCAAAGACTCTTCCATTTTGACGCTACCTCATTCCTCTGTTTCCGATTCCGATTCCGATTCCGATGTCAAAATCTTGGGGAATAATATAAAAGCAGCTTTCGGAGCATCATGGAAACAGGTCCTTTGTGAACCTGACCTTGTCCCCGGCAATGTCCTTCCCGGAAGCCCTGCAATCCTTATCGTAGCTTCATCTGCTTTAAGATCCCTTCATCTTTTAAG GGGTTTCCGCTCTTTCACAAAGGAATGCCATGCTGCAAAGTTGTTCTCAAAGCACATGAAACTAGAAGAACAG GTTTCAGTGTTGAATAACCGTGTTAACATTGCTAGTGGCACACCAAGCAG gataaagaagCTCATTGACACTGAGGCGTTAAGCCTTTCGCGGCTACAAGTGCTTCTTCTCGATATACATCCAGATGTAAAAGGCTACTCTCTGTTAACTCTTCCACAAGTCAG AGATGAATTCTGGGACTTattcaagaactatttttatcaGGGGATGATCCAGGGACATCTGCGTATCTGTCTCTATGGTCCACTCCAGTCGGCTGTCCGCTTAAAAGGAAAACCAGCACAACCTCTTCCCGATGAATAA
- the LOC112775799 gene encoding protein CMS1 isoform X2: MGSGKEATQNEQQRKRKRKEKGKVEGVKSKKNSASASASEQLRFFVDEFQSAKGVKLSSLELDSLKDSSILTLPHSSVSDSDSDSDVKILGNNIKAAFGASWKQVLCEPDLVPGNVLPGSPAILIVASSALRSLHLLRGFRSFTKECHAAKLFSKHMKLEEQVSVLNNRVNIASGTPSRIKKLIDTEALSLSRLQVLLLDIHPDVKGYSLLTLPQVRG; this comes from the exons ATGGGGAGCGGGAAGGAGGCTACTCAGAATGAACAGCAACGAAAacgaaaacgaaaagaaaaaggaaaagtagaAGGAGTAAAGAGCAAGAAGAACTCAGCATCAGCATCAGCATCGGAGCAGCTGCGATTCTTTGTGGATGAGTTTCAGTCGGCGAAGGGTGTAAAGCTTTCTTCTCTGGAGCTGGATTCCCTCAAAGACTCTTCCATTTTGACGCTACCTCATTCCTCTGTTTCCGATTCCGATTCCGATTCCGATGTCAAAATCTTGGGGAATAATATAAAAGCAGCTTTCGGAGCATCATGGAAACAGGTCCTTTGTGAACCTGACCTTGTCCCCGGCAATGTCCTTCCCGGAAGCCCTGCAATCCTTATCGTAGCTTCATCTGCTTTAAGATCCCTTCATCTTTTAAG GGGTTTCCGCTCTTTCACAAAGGAATGCCATGCTGCAAAGTTGTTCTCAAAGCACATGAAACTAGAAGAACAG GTTTCAGTGTTGAATAACCGTGTTAACATTGCTAGTGGCACACCAAGCAG gataaagaagCTCATTGACACTGAGGCGTTAAGCCTTTCGCGGCTACAAGTGCTTCTTCTCGATATACATCCAGATGTAAAAGGCTACTCTCTGTTAACTCTTCCACAAGTCAG GGGATGA